In one uncultured Methanoregula sp. genomic region, the following are encoded:
- a CDS encoding anti-sigma factor antagonist (This anti-anti-sigma factor, or anti-sigma factor antagonist, belongs to a family that includes characterized members SpoIIAA, RsbV, RsfA, and RsfB.), giving the protein MSSVLQIRQKKAPLADVLYLSGRLDSNTSAELDTVLRNLVGSGSLQIVLNLTDIEYVSSSGLRVMLIWLRKMKKKQGELKIACLKPRVKEILFFAGFNRLFNLYDTEAAALETFAYADLDDREKRILDAVSLTLDIEEDRRQTEENLIQSETMYRVIFESSGTAMAIVDEDLTILIVNSEFAKLVGYQKEELSEVLTLIPFVVRDDLGMVTEFHDLVRNNTDKDARHYEFRLKDRFGNIKNVYVILDMIPGTHRRIYSLLDITELRKIEEDLRHELARKREFIILTAHELRTPLQPVMGYLHMILEDPAASGLTIDTTALLEKCSKNVDHVREIIEHIIKLSDMGYDPEQMLPRFKPQYRETSPKNVLSTYISVLKCSSDIGISIDIPEDLKIITDGEYFFLITQSLIFNIIRYSAVPAKIEITVHIDEKNYHFIIRNRRAVIAQEIIPILFKPFSVTKESKLLEKFGYLGISLPVAKKMAELLNGDITVTSESDAGSAFTLSLPRYKDTH; this is encoded by the coding sequence ATGTCGTCAGTTCTTCAGATCCGTCAGAAGAAAGCCCCACTTGCTGACGTACTATACCTGTCAGGCAGGCTGGATTCCAATACCTCAGCCGAACTGGATACGGTATTGAGAAATCTTGTTGGTTCCGGCAGCCTCCAGATCGTACTCAATTTAACGGATATCGAGTACGTCAGCAGTTCGGGTCTCCGCGTGATGCTGATCTGGCTGAGGAAGATGAAAAAAAAGCAGGGTGAACTGAAGATTGCCTGCCTTAAACCCCGGGTAAAGGAGATCCTTTTCTTTGCCGGTTTCAACCGCCTGTTCAATCTTTATGATACCGAGGCTGCCGCTCTTGAGACTTTCGCGTATGCGGATCTCGATGATCGGGAGAAGCGGATACTGGATGCGGTATCCTTAACCCTCGATATTGAAGAGGACCGGAGACAGACCGAAGAGAATCTGATCCAGTCCGAAACTATGTACCGGGTCATCTTTGAGAGTTCCGGTACCGCGATGGCCATCGTGGACGAAGATCTGACGATCCTTATTGTCAATTCTGAATTTGCGAAACTTGTCGGTTATCAGAAAGAGGAGCTCTCTGAAGTGCTTACCCTGATACCGTTTGTGGTCAGGGACGATCTCGGGATGGTGACAGAGTTCCATGATCTGGTCAGGAATAATACCGATAAAGATGCCCGGCATTATGAGTTCCGGCTCAAAGACCGTTTCGGCAATATCAAAAATGTCTATGTAATCCTGGATATGATCCCGGGAACACACCGGCGGATCTACTCGCTCCTTGACATTACGGAACTGCGCAAGATCGAGGAGGATCTCCGGCACGAGCTGGCCAGGAAGCGTGAATTCATTATCCTGACTGCGCATGAACTCCGCACACCCCTCCAGCCGGTTATGGGATACCTGCATATGATCCTGGAGGACCCGGCTGCATCCGGCCTCACGATAGATACAACGGCACTTCTGGAAAAATGTTCCAAAAATGTGGATCACGTGCGGGAGATCATTGAACACATCATCAAATTAAGTGATATGGGTTATGATCCGGAACAGATGCTGCCCCGGTTCAAGCCCCAGTACCGGGAGACCTCCCCCAAGAACGTGCTCAGCACCTATATTTCTGTTTTAAAATGTTCCAGTGATATCGGGATCAGCATCGATATTCCCGAAGATCTGAAAATAATTACCGACGGAGAATATTTTTTCCTGATCACCCAGAGCCTGATCTTCAACATCATCCGGTATTCTGCAGTTCCTGCAAAAATTGAGATTACGGTACATATTGATGAAAAAAATTACCATTTCATTATCAGGAACCGTCGGGCTGTCATTGCCCAGGAGATCATCCCGATCCTCTTTAAGCCGTTCTCCGTAACAAAGGAGTCCAAACTCCTGGAAAAATTCGGGTATCTGGGAATCAGTCTGCCGGTTGCAAAAAAGATGGCGGAACTTCTGAATGGGGATATTACGGTCACGAGCGAGTCGGATGCAGGCAGTGCCTTCACCTTATCACTACCCCGGTACAAGGACACTCATTAA
- a CDS encoding cache domain-containing protein, producing MKSRKIFICLILILPIILFSSGCTQPAPVQDPTRQTPASTREEMVSFVKEAVAYAKTHGKDAALAEFSNRNGSFFRADLYIYAYDFNGTTIAHPVNPEKIGVNRLFEPDAMGHSFIRELRDEARNGSGFVEYYYINPVHNKAVEKKLGYVEKAGDDWWLGSGIYFGQIDPAVASSAKAPATALEIKEFVDKAAVYAKKSGKTAAVATFNNASGPFVVGNVYIYALDYDGVALALPFQPGLIGTNFLPIKDASGKTYTDTEIQLAKSGGGYLLYRYADPAQNFTVKPKISYVRPVDDTYWIGAGIYTSEDRLLDPQLREFVTEAKTYAMKNGRQKALENFSNVTGPFIRGDLYVFAYDYNGTVLSWPYRPDQVGLNRFNATDTVGTPHIRAMIDTARNGGGIVDYYSVNPATNTTQLKISYVTDVDGTWLLGSGRYLEPGPVVLSP from the coding sequence ATGAAATCAAGGAAAATATTCATCTGTCTTATCCTCATTCTCCCGATAATCCTCTTCTCATCCGGCTGCACGCAGCCAGCCCCGGTACAGGATCCAACCCGCCAGACACCGGCTTCAACCCGGGAGGAGATGGTCTCTTTTGTGAAGGAGGCTGTAGCGTATGCAAAAACCCATGGCAAAGATGCAGCACTTGCTGAATTTTCAAACAGGAACGGCTCTTTTTTCCGGGCGGATCTCTATATCTATGCATATGATTTCAACGGGACGACAATTGCCCACCCGGTAAATCCTGAAAAGATTGGTGTGAACCGTCTTTTTGAACCTGACGCGATGGGGCATTCATTTATCCGTGAACTCAGGGATGAAGCCCGGAACGGTTCCGGGTTTGTCGAGTATTATTACATAAACCCTGTGCATAACAAGGCAGTCGAGAAGAAACTCGGGTACGTAGAGAAAGCCGGGGATGACTGGTGGCTTGGATCCGGTATTTACTTTGGCCAGATAGATCCTGCGGTTGCTTCATCCGCAAAAGCACCCGCCACTGCGCTTGAGATCAAGGAATTCGTTGATAAAGCTGCAGTCTATGCAAAGAAGAGTGGCAAAACAGCAGCTGTTGCTACATTCAACAACGCCTCCGGCCCATTCGTTGTCGGGAATGTCTATATCTACGCACTAGACTATGATGGCGTTGCGCTTGCCCTGCCATTCCAGCCCGGGCTTATCGGCACAAATTTCCTTCCGATTAAGGATGCCTCCGGGAAGACCTATACCGATACTGAGATCCAGCTCGCGAAGTCCGGTGGCGGGTATCTACTGTACAGGTATGCAGACCCGGCCCAGAACTTTACGGTAAAGCCCAAGATAAGCTATGTCCGCCCGGTAGATGACACGTACTGGATCGGGGCGGGCATCTATACAAGCGAGGACCGGCTTCTTGACCCGCAGCTCCGGGAGTTCGTGACTGAAGCAAAAACGTATGCAATGAAAAATGGCAGGCAGAAAGCACTGGAAAATTTCAGCAATGTAACCGGACCGTTTATCCGGGGAGACCTTTACGTCTTTGCATATGATTACAACGGGACAGTTCTTTCCTGGCCGTACCGTCCCGATCAGGTGGGACTGAACCGGTTCAATGCTACTGACACCGTAGGCACGCCTCACATCCGGGCTATGATTGACACTGCCCGGAATGGCGGTGGAATTGTTGATTACTACTCGGTCAACCCTGCAACCAACACAACTCAGCTCAAGATCAGTTATGTTACCGATGTTGATGGTACCTGGCTGCTGGGTTCCGGCCGGTACCTGGAGCCGGGGCCGGTAGTCCTGAGCCCGTAA